One window of the Rhinoraja longicauda isolate Sanriku21f chromosome 2, sRhiLon1.1, whole genome shotgun sequence genome contains the following:
- the ndufs6 gene encoding NADH dehydrogenase [ubiquinone] iron-sulfur protein 6, mitochondrial produces MAAAAVGRRLWLSRSELSAALRAGVRRVSGGPSARLQAKERVTHTGQVYEEDDYRRVRFLARQKEVNEKFAIDLIAEEPISEVTDRVVSCDGGGGALGHPKVYINLDKETKVGTCGYCGLRFKQKHHH; encoded by the exons atggcggcggcggcggtgggCCGGCGTCTTTGGCTGTCCCGCAGCGAGCTGTCGGCCGCCCTGCGAGCGGGCGTCAGGCGGGTCAGCGGCGGCCCGAGCGCCAGACTGCAGGCGAAGGAGAGGGTGACCCACACCGGACAG GTTTATGAAGAGGATGATTACAGAAGAGTCAGGTTTCTAGCTCGACAAAAAGAA gtaaatgaaaaatttgccaTTGATCTAATTGCCGAGGAACCAATATCTGAGGTAACAGATAGAGTGGTTTcatgtgatggtggtggtggagccctTGGGCATCCTAAGGTGTACATAAACTTG gataAAGAGACAAAAGTTGGAACGTGCGGTTATTGTGGACTTCGTTTTAAACAGAAGCATCATCATTGA